A window of Leclercia adecarboxylata contains these coding sequences:
- the sufB gene encoding Fe-S cluster assembly protein SufB → MSRHTEATDDVNTWSGGHINYKEGFFTQLQTDEMAKGINEEVVRAISARRNEPDWMLEFRLNAYKAWLEMEEPHWLKAHYDKLNYQDYSYYSAPSCGNCDDTCASEPGAVQQTGANAFLSKEVEEAFEQLGVPVREGREVAVDAIFDSVSVATTYREKLGEQGIIFCSFGEAIHDHPELVKKYIGTVVPSNDNFFAALNAAVASDGTFIYVPKGVRCPMELSTYFRINAEKTGQFERTILVADEGSYVSYIEGCSAPVRDSYQLHAAVVEVIIHKDAEVKYSTVQNWFPGDNNTGGILNFVTKRALCEGENSKMSWTQSETGSAITWKYPSCILRGDNSIGEFYSVALTSGHQQADTGTKMIHIGKNTKSTIISKGISAGKSQNSYRGLVKIMPTATNARNFTQCDSMLIGPDCGAHTFPYVECRNNSAQLEHEATTSRIGEDQLFYCLQRGISEEDAISMIVNGFCKDVFSELPLEFAVEAQKLLAISLEHSVG, encoded by the coding sequence ATTACAAAGAGGGCTTCTTCACCCAATTGCAGACCGACGAGATGGCAAAAGGGATCAACGAAGAGGTTGTGCGTGCCATTTCCGCCAGGCGTAACGAACCCGACTGGATGCTGGAGTTCCGCCTGAATGCGTATAAGGCATGGCTGGAGATGGAAGAGCCGCACTGGCTGAAAGCGCACTACGACAAGCTGAACTATCAGGATTACAGCTACTACTCTGCGCCGTCCTGCGGTAACTGCGATGACACTTGTGCCTCAGAGCCCGGCGCGGTACAGCAGACCGGGGCCAACGCCTTTTTAAGTAAAGAGGTGGAAGAGGCCTTCGAACAGCTCGGCGTGCCGGTACGCGAAGGGCGTGAGGTGGCGGTTGACGCCATCTTCGACTCCGTTTCTGTCGCCACCACCTACCGGGAAAAGCTGGGCGAACAGGGGATCATCTTCTGCTCCTTCGGCGAAGCGATCCACGATCACCCTGAGCTGGTGAAGAAGTACATCGGCACCGTGGTGCCCAGCAACGACAACTTCTTTGCGGCGCTGAACGCGGCGGTGGCCTCTGACGGCACCTTTATCTACGTGCCGAAGGGCGTGCGCTGTCCGATGGAGCTCTCCACCTATTTCCGCATCAACGCTGAGAAAACCGGCCAGTTTGAACGCACCATCCTCGTCGCCGACGAGGGCAGCTACGTCAGCTATATTGAAGGCTGTTCCGCTCCGGTGCGCGACAGCTACCAGCTGCACGCTGCGGTAGTAGAAGTGATCATCCATAAAGACGCGGAAGTGAAGTACTCCACGGTGCAGAACTGGTTCCCGGGGGACAACAACACCGGCGGCATCCTGAACTTCGTTACCAAACGCGCCCTGTGCGAAGGTGAGAACAGCAAGATGTCATGGACCCAGTCGGAAACCGGCTCCGCCATCACCTGGAAATACCCGAGCTGCATTCTGCGCGGGGATAACTCCATCGGCGAGTTCTACTCCGTGGCGCTGACCAGCGGGCATCAGCAGGCCGACACCGGCACCAAGATGATCCACATCGGCAAAAACACCAAATCGACCATCATCTCGAAAGGGATCTCGGCGGGTAAAAGCCAGAACAGCTACCGGGGCCTGGTCAAAATCATGCCGACGGCGACCAACGCCCGTAACTTCACCCAGTGCGACTCGATGCTGATTGGCCCGGACTGCGGGGCCCACACCTTCCCGTACGTCGAGTGCCGCAACAACAGCGCCCAGCTGGAGCACGAAGCCACGACCTCGCGGATTGGCGAAGACCAGCTCTTCTACTGCCTGCAGCGCGGCATTAGCGAAGAGGACGCCATCTCGATGATTGTGAACGGCTTCTGTAAGGACGTGTTCTCAGAACTGCCGCTGGAGTTTGCCGTGGAAGCACAGAAATTACTGGCGATCAGCCTTGAACACAGCGTCGGTTAA
- the sufC gene encoding Fe-S cluster assembly ATPase SufC, which yields MLSIKDLQVSVEDNAILRGLSLEVRPGEVHAIMGPNGSGKSTLSATLAGREDYDVVGGSVEFKGKDLLELSPEERAGEGIFMAFQYPVEIPGVSNQFFLQTALNAVRKYRSEEELDRFDFQDLMEEKIELLKMPQDLLTRSVNVGFSGGEKKRNDILQMAVLEPELCILDETDSGLDIDALKIVADGVNSLRDGKRSFIIVTHYQRILDYIKPDYVHVLYQGRIVKSGDFTLVKQLEEQGYGWLSEQQ from the coding sequence ATGTTAAGCATTAAAGATTTACAGGTCAGTGTGGAAGATAACGCGATCCTGCGCGGCCTGAGCCTTGAGGTTCGCCCGGGCGAAGTGCATGCCATTATGGGGCCGAACGGTTCCGGGAAAAGTACCCTCTCTGCAACCCTGGCCGGGCGCGAAGATTACGACGTGGTTGGCGGATCGGTGGAGTTTAAGGGCAAAGATCTGCTGGAACTGTCGCCGGAAGAGAGAGCCGGGGAGGGCATCTTTATGGCCTTCCAGTATCCGGTGGAGATCCCCGGCGTCAGCAACCAGTTCTTCCTGCAGACTGCGCTGAATGCGGTGCGCAAATACCGCAGTGAAGAGGAGCTGGATCGCTTTGATTTCCAGGATCTGATGGAAGAGAAAATTGAGCTGCTGAAGATGCCGCAGGATCTGCTCACCCGCTCGGTCAACGTCGGTTTTTCCGGCGGGGAGAAGAAGCGTAACGACATCCTGCAGATGGCGGTGCTCGAGCCGGAGCTGTGCATCCTCGATGAAACCGACTCCGGTCTGGATATCGACGCCCTGAAGATCGTCGCCGACGGCGTTAATTCCCTGCGCGACGGCAAGCGGTCGTTCATCATTGTCACCCACTATCAGCGCATCCTGGACTACATCAAGCCTGACTATGTGCATGTGCTCTATCAGGGGCGGATTGTGAAATCCGGTGATTTCACGCTGGTCAAACAGCTGGAGGAGCAGGGCTATGGCTGGCTTAGCGAACAGCAGTAA